Proteins encoded in a region of the Pseudomonas sp. PDNC002 genome:
- a CDS encoding DEAD/DEAH box helicase, producing the protein MTVSRASTRAKRADVLSAFHPAVAGWFRAHFAAPTQAQVQAWPAIQAGESTLVAAPTGSGKTLTAFLSAIDALVREGLENGGALPDRTTVVYVSPLKALSNDIRINLEEPLAGIRAALVEMGLPEVDIRTAVRTGDTTTKERDAMRKQVPHILVTTPESLYVLLGSDSGRAMLAGARSVIVDEIHALAASKRGSHLALSLERLQALCEAPLVRIGLSATQKPIEAVAGFLVGRHAACRIVDIGYSRERDLNLEVPSAPLEAVMSHDVWDKVYDRLAELANQHRTTLVFVNTRRMAERVTRHLAERIGAGWVAAHHGSLSKELRLGAERRLKAGQLRVLVATASLELGIDIGDVQLVCQLGSPRSIAAFLQRVGRSGHSVGGTPKGRLFPTSRDDLIECVALLDSVRLGELDALEIPRAPLDVLAQQIVAEVACQEWREDALFDLFTAAQPYADLSREHFDALLRTLAEGYTSRNGQRGAYLHRDAVHQRLRGRRGAKLTAVTSGGTIPDTGDYAVLLEPQGLTVGTVNEDFAVESLAGDVFQLGNISYRILRVEPGRVRVEDAQGQPPNIPFWLGEAPGRTDELSSSVARLRGQLDELLAQGASDSEPLARAIDWLTGPLGLNDAAARQLVEYLARARHALGTLPTQKTLILERFFDESGGMQLVIHSPFGSRLNRAWGLALRKRFCRTFNFELQAAATEDAIILSLSTSHSFPLGEVWRYLHSNSAEHVLIQALLDAPLFGVRWRWNATTALALPRYSGGRKVAPQLQRMRSEDLLASVFPDQVACLENIVGEREIPDHPLVAQTLDDCLHEAMDSEGWLALLRRMERGEVTLLARDLPAPSPLAAEVLSASPYAFLDDAPLEERRTQAVQSRRWTDPESADDLGALDAEAIEAVRAEAWPEARDADEMHEALTGLGGVRESEAQANEGWPFLLKSLAKAGRATRLELPESEVWVAAERLGQWRALHPQAAMKPLLDLPPSLREECPADDAQVELVRARLTGFGPRLLRELAVDLGISTGDTGFALASLEREGYVLRGRFTPGVQEEEWCERHLLARIHRYTVKRLRREIEPVQRADFMRFLFDWQRVSSGTRVRGAESLAGVLSQLEGFQAAASAWESDILPSRVADYGINWLDDLCRAGRIVWARLPNRVTGKARGGPLKSTPIVLLPRAQMVQWSVLSTAPADTELSAKANKVLDVLKEHGASFFEELASDSHLLRTELETVLGELVGAGRVNADSFAGLRALLMPAARRHPQRRSRTPLFGMADAGRWALLRRTALDPGARLPAEILEHVAMTLLRRYGVVCWRLLDREADWLPPWRDLLRVYHRLEARGEIRGGRFVAGLTGEQFALPEAVGLLREVRRREASGEWVVVSAVDPLNLAGTLLPGRKVPAVSGNRVLYRDGVPVGALIAGEVELLAELAPEDQAHARELLIRR; encoded by the coding sequence ATGACAGTCTCCCGAGCTTCTACCCGCGCCAAGCGAGCCGATGTGCTGTCCGCCTTCCACCCGGCGGTGGCCGGCTGGTTCCGCGCGCACTTCGCCGCGCCGACCCAGGCGCAGGTACAGGCCTGGCCGGCAATCCAGGCGGGCGAATCGACGCTGGTCGCCGCGCCCACCGGCTCGGGCAAGACGCTGACGGCGTTCCTCTCGGCCATCGACGCCCTGGTCCGCGAGGGGCTGGAGAACGGCGGCGCGCTGCCGGATCGCACCACGGTGGTCTACGTTTCGCCCCTCAAGGCGCTGTCCAACGACATCCGCATCAACCTGGAAGAACCGCTGGCCGGCATTCGCGCGGCGCTGGTGGAGATGGGCCTGCCGGAAGTGGACATCCGCACTGCCGTGCGTACCGGCGACACCACGACCAAGGAACGCGACGCCATGCGCAAGCAGGTGCCGCATATCCTGGTGACCACGCCCGAATCGCTCTACGTCCTGCTCGGTTCGGACTCGGGCCGCGCCATGCTGGCCGGCGCGCGCAGCGTGATCGTCGATGAAATCCATGCCCTGGCCGCAAGCAAGCGCGGCAGCCACCTGGCGCTGTCGTTGGAGCGCCTGCAGGCGCTGTGCGAGGCACCGCTGGTGCGCATCGGCCTGTCCGCCACGCAGAAGCCCATCGAGGCGGTGGCGGGTTTCCTCGTCGGGCGCCACGCGGCTTGCCGCATCGTCGACATCGGTTACAGCCGCGAGCGTGATCTGAACCTGGAAGTGCCGAGCGCGCCGCTGGAGGCGGTGATGTCCCACGACGTCTGGGACAAGGTCTACGACCGCCTCGCCGAATTGGCCAACCAGCACCGCACCACGCTGGTCTTCGTCAACACCCGGCGCATGGCCGAGCGGGTGACGCGGCACCTCGCCGAGCGCATCGGCGCCGGCTGGGTGGCGGCGCACCACGGCAGCCTTTCCAAGGAACTGCGCCTGGGCGCCGAGCGGCGGCTCAAGGCCGGGCAACTGCGCGTACTGGTGGCGACGGCTTCGCTGGAACTGGGTATCGACATCGGCGATGTGCAGCTGGTCTGCCAGCTCGGTTCGCCGCGCTCCATCGCCGCCTTCCTGCAACGCGTCGGACGTTCGGGACACAGCGTGGGCGGCACGCCCAAGGGGCGGTTGTTCCCCACCTCGCGGGACGATCTGATCGAATGCGTGGCGCTGCTGGACAGCGTGCGCCTCGGTGAGCTGGACGCCCTGGAGATTCCCCGCGCGCCGCTGGACGTGCTGGCCCAGCAGATCGTCGCCGAAGTCGCCTGCCAGGAGTGGCGCGAGGACGCGCTGTTCGACCTCTTCACCGCCGCGCAGCCCTACGCCGACCTGAGTCGCGAACACTTCGATGCCCTGTTGCGCACCCTCGCCGAGGGCTACACCAGCCGCAACGGCCAGCGTGGCGCCTACCTGCACCGCGATGCCGTGCACCAGCGCCTGCGCGGCCGGCGCGGGGCCAAGCTCACCGCGGTGACCTCCGGCGGCACCATCCCAGACACCGGCGACTACGCCGTGCTGCTGGAGCCACAGGGCCTGACCGTGGGCACGGTGAACGAGGACTTTGCCGTGGAAAGCCTGGCGGGCGACGTCTTCCAACTCGGCAACATTTCCTACCGCATCCTGCGTGTGGAGCCCGGCCGTGTGCGCGTCGAGGACGCCCAGGGCCAGCCGCCGAACATTCCCTTCTGGCTCGGCGAGGCGCCCGGGCGGACCGACGAGCTGTCCAGCAGCGTCGCGCGCTTGCGCGGCCAACTGGACGAACTGCTCGCCCAGGGCGCGAGCGATTCCGAGCCGCTGGCGCGCGCCATCGATTGGCTGACCGGGCCGCTTGGCCTGAACGATGCGGCGGCACGACAACTGGTGGAATACCTGGCCCGCGCGCGCCACGCACTGGGCACCTTGCCGACGCAGAAAACGCTGATCCTCGAACGCTTCTTCGACGAATCTGGCGGCATGCAGCTGGTCATCCATTCGCCCTTCGGCAGCCGCCTCAACCGCGCCTGGGGCCTGGCGCTGCGCAAGCGTTTCTGCCGCACCTTCAACTTCGAATTGCAGGCCGCGGCCACCGAGGACGCGATCATCCTGTCGCTGTCCACCAGTCACAGCTTCCCGCTGGGCGAGGTGTGGCGCTACCTGCACTCCAACAGCGCCGAGCACGTGCTGATCCAGGCGCTGCTCGACGCGCCGCTGTTCGGCGTGCGCTGGCGCTGGAACGCCACCACCGCGCTGGCCCTGCCGCGCTATAGCGGTGGCCGCAAGGTCGCGCCGCAGCTGCAACGCATGCGCAGCGAAGACCTGCTCGCGTCGGTGTTCCCCGACCAGGTGGCGTGCCTGGAGAACATCGTCGGCGAGCGCGAGATTCCCGATCACCCGCTGGTGGCGCAGACCCTCGACGACTGCCTGCACGAAGCCATGGACAGTGAAGGCTGGCTGGCCTTGCTGCGGCGCATGGAGCGTGGCGAGGTGACGCTGCTGGCGCGCGACCTGCCGGCGCCATCACCGCTGGCGGCGGAAGTGCTGTCGGCCAGCCCCTACGCCTTCCTCGACGACGCGCCGCTGGAAGAGCGGCGCACCCAGGCCGTGCAGAGCCGCCGCTGGACCGACCCGGAAAGCGCCGACGACCTGGGCGCGCTGGATGCCGAGGCCATCGAGGCGGTGCGCGCCGAAGCCTGGCCGGAGGCCCGTGACGCCGACGAAATGCATGAGGCGCTGACGGGCCTGGGCGGCGTCCGCGAGAGCGAAGCACAGGCCAACGAAGGCTGGCCCTTCCTGCTCAAGTCGCTGGCCAAGGCCGGCAGGGCCACGCGCCTGGAACTGCCCGAGAGCGAGGTCTGGGTAGCGGCGGAGCGGCTTGGTCAGTGGCGCGCGCTGCATCCGCAGGCAGCGATGAAGCCTTTGCTCGATCTGCCGCCATCGTTGCGCGAGGAGTGCCCGGCGGATGATGCCCAGGTCGAACTGGTGCGTGCGCGACTGACCGGTTTCGGCCCGCGCTTGTTACGTGAATTGGCGGTCGACCTGGGTATTTCCACCGGCGATACCGGTTTCGCCCTGGCCAGCCTCGAGCGCGAAGGCTACGTGCTGCGCGGTCGTTTCACGCCGGGCGTGCAGGAAGAAGAGTGGTGCGAGCGCCACCTGCTGGCGCGCATCCATCGCTACACGGTCAAGCGCCTGCGTCGGGAAATCGAACCGGTGCAGCGCGCCGATTTCATGCGCTTCCTCTTCGACTGGCAGCGCGTCTCCAGCGGCACGCGGGTGCGCGGAGCCGAGTCCCTGGCCGGCGTACTCAGCCAGCTGGAAGGTTTCCAGGCCGCCGCGTCCGCCTGGGAGAGCGACATTCTCCCAAGCCGGGTGGCCGACTACGGCATCAACTGGCTGGACGACCTGTGCCGCGCCGGCCGTATCGTCTGGGCGCGCCTGCCCAATCGCGTCACCGGCAAGGCGCGGGGCGGGCCGCTGAAAAGCACACCCATCGTCCTGCTACCGCGTGCGCAGATGGTGCAGTGGAGCGTACTGAGCACAGCGCCGGCGGACACGGAATTGTCGGCCAAGGCCAACAAGGTGCTCGACGTGCTCAAGGAGCACGGCGCGTCGTTCTTCGAGGAGCTGGCCAGCGACAGCCACCTGCTGCGTACCGAGCTGGAAACCGTGCTGGGCGAATTGGTGGGGGCTGGCCGGGTGAATGCCGACAGCTTCGCCGGCCTGCGCGCCTTGCTGATGCCGGCGGCCAGACGTCATCCGCAGCGCCGTTCGCGCACGCCGCTGTTCGGCATGGCCGACGCCGGGCGCTGGGCCTTGCTGCGGCGCACCGCGCTGGACCCAGGGGCGCGACTGCCGGCGGAGATTCTTGAACATGTCGCCATGACCCTGCTGCGCCGCTACGGCGTGGTCTGCTGGCGCTTGCTGGACCGCGAGGCCGACTGGCTGCCGCCGTGGCGCGACCTGCTGCGGGTCTATCACCGCCTGGAGGCGCGTGGGGAAATCCGTGGTGGACGCTTCGTCGCCGGGCTGACGGGCGAGCAGTTCGCGTTGCCCGAAGCGGTCGGACTACTGCGTGAAGTGCGCCGCCGCGAGGCGAGCGGGGAATGGGTCGTGGTCTCGGCGGTGGACCCGCTGAACCTTGCCGGCACGCTGCTGCCGGGGCGCAAGGTGCCGGCGGTCAGCGGCAACCGGGTGCTCTACCGCGACGGCGTGCCGGTGGGGGCGCTGATCGCAGGTGAGGTGGAACTGCTGGCTGAACTGGCGCCCGAGGACCAGGCTCATGCGCGGGAGCTGCTGATCCGTCGCTGA
- a CDS encoding sigma-54-dependent transcriptional regulator, whose protein sequence is MRIKVHCQNRVGILRDILNLLVDYGINVNRGEVGGEQGNAIYLLCPNLINLQFQSLKPKLEAVPGVFGVKRVGLMPSERRHLELNALLAALEFPVLSIDMAGQIVAANRAAAQLLGSRVDEVPGIPLSRYVEDLDLPELVRANKARINGLRVKVKGDVFLADIAPLQTEHDESEALAGAVLTLHRADRVGERIYNVRRLELRGFDSIFQSSRVMAAVVREARRMAPLDAPLLIEGETGTGKELLARACHLASPRGQSPFMALNCAGLPESMAETELFGYGPGAFEGARPEGKLGLLELTAGGTLFLDGVGEMSPRLQAKLLRFLQDGCFRRVGSDEEVYLDVRVICATQVDLSELCTKGEFRQDLYHRLNVLSLHIPPLRECLDGLEPLVQHFLDQASRQIGCALPKLSPQALDRLGRYHWPGNVRQLENALFQAVSLCEGGTIRPEHIRLPDYGAAHPLGDFSLEGGLDVIVGRFEKAVLERLYREHPSSRQLGKRLGVSHTTIANKLRLHGLGQNDES, encoded by the coding sequence ATGCGCATCAAAGTGCACTGCCAGAACCGCGTCGGCATCCTGCGCGACATCCTCAACCTGCTGGTCGACTACGGCATCAACGTCAATCGCGGCGAAGTCGGCGGCGAGCAGGGCAACGCCATCTACCTGCTCTGCCCGAATCTCATCAATCTCCAGTTCCAGTCGCTCAAGCCCAAGCTCGAAGCGGTGCCCGGCGTGTTCGGCGTCAAGCGTGTCGGACTGATGCCCAGCGAGCGGCGTCACTTGGAGCTGAACGCGCTGCTGGCGGCGCTGGAGTTCCCGGTGTTGTCCATCGACATGGCCGGGCAGATCGTCGCCGCCAACCGGGCCGCCGCGCAGCTGTTGGGCTCGCGGGTCGACGAAGTGCCGGGCATTCCGCTGTCGCGCTACGTCGAGGACCTGGACTTGCCAGAGCTGGTGCGGGCCAACAAGGCGCGCATCAACGGCCTGCGGGTGAAGGTGAAGGGCGACGTGTTCCTCGCCGACATCGCGCCGCTGCAGACCGAGCACGACGAGAGCGAGGCGCTGGCCGGCGCCGTGCTCACCCTGCACCGTGCCGACCGTGTCGGCGAACGTATCTATAACGTCAGGCGCCTGGAGCTGCGTGGCTTCGACAGTATCTTCCAGAGCTCGCGAGTGATGGCCGCCGTGGTGCGCGAAGCGCGCCGCATGGCGCCGCTGGATGCGCCGCTGCTGATCGAGGGCGAGACCGGCACCGGCAAGGAATTGCTGGCCCGCGCCTGTCACCTTGCCAGCCCGCGCGGGCAGTCGCCGTTCATGGCGCTGAACTGCGCCGGCCTGCCCGAATCCATGGCCGAGACCGAGCTGTTCGGCTACGGCCCCGGCGCCTTCGAAGGCGCCCGCCCGGAAGGCAAGCTCGGCCTGCTGGAACTGACGGCGGGCGGTACGCTGTTCCTCGATGGCGTCGGCGAGATGAGTCCGCGCCTGCAGGCCAAGTTGCTGCGCTTCCTGCAGGACGGCTGCTTCCGCCGTGTGGGCAGTGACGAAGAGGTGTACCTGGACGTGCGGGTGATCTGCGCGACCCAGGTCGATCTCTCCGAACTCTGCACCAAGGGGGAATTCCGCCAGGACCTCTATCACCGGCTCAATGTGCTGTCGCTGCATATTCCGCCGCTGCGCGAATGCCTCGACGGCCTGGAACCGCTGGTGCAGCACTTCCTCGACCAGGCCAGCCGGCAGATCGGCTGCGCGCTGCCCAAGCTCTCGCCGCAGGCGCTGGATCGCCTGGGCCGCTACCACTGGCCGGGCAACGTGCGGCAGCTGGAGAACGCGCTGTTCCAGGCGGTTTCGCTGTGCGAGGGCGGCACCATACGCCCGGAGCACATCCGCCTGCCGGACTACGGCGCGGCCCATCCGCTGGGTGATTTCTCCCTGGAAGGTGGGCTGGATGTCATCGTCGGACGCTTCGAGAAAGCAGTGCTGGAGCGGCTCTACCGCGAGCACCCGAGCAGCCGGCAACTGGGCAAGCGCCTCGGGGTTTCCCACACCACCATCGCCAACAAGTTGCGCCTGCACGGGCTCGGGCAGAACGACGAGTCGTAG
- the phhA gene encoding phenylalanine 4-monooxygenase produces the protein MKTTQYVARQPDEDGFIHYPEAEHQVWNTLITRQLKVIEGRACQEYLDGIEQLGLPHDRIPQLGEINQVLQAATGWRVARVPALIPFQTFFELLASQQFPVATFIRTPEELDYLQEPDIFHEIFGHCPLLTNPWFAEFTHTYGKLGLAASKEERVFLARLYWMTIEFGLLDTPQGLRIYGGGILSSPRETVYCLSDAPERQAFDPRECMRTPYRIDILQPLYFVLPELKRLFDLAHEDIMALVREAMHLGLHAPKFPPKQAA, from the coding sequence ATGAAGACAACGCAGTACGTGGCCCGCCAACCTGATGAAGATGGCTTTATCCACTACCCGGAAGCCGAGCATCAGGTCTGGAATACCCTGATCACCCGCCAGTTGAAAGTGATCGAGGGCCGCGCGTGTCAGGAGTACCTGGACGGCATCGAGCAGCTCGGCCTGCCACACGACCGCATCCCGCAACTGGGCGAAATCAACCAGGTACTCCAGGCCGCCACCGGCTGGCGCGTAGCGCGGGTGCCGGCGCTGATTCCCTTCCAGACCTTCTTCGAGCTGCTGGCCAGCCAGCAATTCCCCGTCGCCACCTTCATCCGCACCCCGGAAGAGCTGGACTACCTGCAGGAGCCGGACATCTTCCACGAGATCTTCGGCCACTGCCCGCTGCTCACCAACCCCTGGTTCGCCGAGTTCACCCACACCTACGGCAAGCTTGGCCTCGCCGCCAGCAAGGAAGAGCGCGTGTTCCTCGCCCGCCTCTACTGGATGACCATCGAGTTCGGCCTGCTCGACACCCCGCAAGGCCTGCGCATCTATGGCGGCGGCATCCTTTCGTCGCCCAGGGAGACCGTCTACTGCCTCTCCGACGCTCCCGAGCGCCAGGCCTTCGATCCGCGGGAATGCATGCGCACGCCGTACCGCATCGACATCCTGCAGCCCCTGTATTTCGTGCTCCCCGAGCTCAAGCGCCTGTTCGACCTGGCCCATGAGGACATCATGGCGCTGGTGCGCGAAGCCATGCACCTGGGCCTGCACGCGCCGAAGTTTCCGCCGAAACAGGCCGCCTGA
- a CDS encoding 4a-hydroxytetrahydrobiopterin dehydratase, with the protein MTALTQAHCEACRADAPKVSDEELAVLIKQIPDWNIEVRDDHMELERVFLFKNFRHALAFTNAVGAIAEEEGHHPDLLTQWGKVTVTWWSHELKGLHRNDFIMAARTDELAAKAEGRK; encoded by the coding sequence ATGACCGCACTTACCCAAGCCCATTGCGAAGCCTGCCGCGCCGACGCCCCGAAGGTGTCCGACGAAGAACTGGCGGTGCTGATCAAGCAGATCCCGGACTGGAACATCGAGGTCCGCGACGATCACATGGAGCTGGAACGGGTCTTCCTGTTCAAGAACTTCCGCCATGCCCTGGCCTTCACCAACGCGGTGGGCGCCATCGCCGAGGAAGAAGGCCACCACCCCGACCTGCTGACCCAGTGGGGCAAGGTCACCGTCACCTGGTGGAGCCACGAGCTGAAGGGCCTGCACCGCAACGACTTCATCATGGCCGCGCGCACCGACGAGCTGGCCGCGAAAGCAGAGGGACGCAAATGA
- a CDS encoding amino acid aminotransferase, which yields MSHFAKVTRVPGDPILGLLEAYRADPNPARLDLGVGVYKDAQGLTPIPRAVKLAEQRLVDSETTKSYVGSHGDALFAARLCEQVLGVTSPLLADARADATQTPGGTGALRLAAEFIAHCLPGKNIWLSDPTWPIHETLFAAAGVPIKHYPYVGADNRLDAEAMFAMLEKIPQGDVVLLHACCHNPTGFDLDHEQWQRVLEIVRRRELLPLLDFAYQGLGDGLEEDAYSVRLFAQSLPEVLITSSCSKNFGLYRDRVGALIVCAENADKLTDIRSQLALFARNLWSTPPAHGAEVVATILGDPELKNLWLDELDAMRGRIAELRVGLVEALRPHGLAERFAHIAIQRGMFSYTGLQADQVRILREEHSIYLVSSGRANIAGLDGERLDHLAAAIARVCR from the coding sequence ATGAGTCATTTCGCCAAGGTCACCCGCGTGCCGGGGGACCCGATCCTGGGCCTGCTCGAAGCCTATCGGGCCGACCCCAACCCCGCGCGACTCGACCTTGGCGTGGGCGTCTACAAGGACGCCCAGGGCCTCACGCCGATCCCCCGCGCAGTGAAGCTCGCCGAACAGCGCCTGGTGGATAGCGAGACCACCAAGAGCTACGTCGGCAGCCACGGTGACGCGCTGTTTGCCGCACGCCTGTGTGAGCAGGTGCTGGGCGTTACCTCGCCGCTGCTGGCGGACGCTCGTGCCGATGCTACCCAGACGCCCGGCGGCACCGGCGCCCTGCGCCTGGCGGCGGAGTTCATCGCCCATTGCCTGCCGGGGAAAAATATCTGGCTGAGCGACCCGACCTGGCCGATCCACGAGACCCTGTTCGCCGCCGCCGGCGTGCCGATCAAGCACTACCCCTACGTCGGCGCGGACAACCGCCTCGACGCGGAGGCCATGTTCGCCATGCTGGAGAAAATTCCGCAGGGCGACGTGGTGCTGCTGCACGCCTGCTGCCACAACCCCACCGGCTTCGACCTGGATCATGAACAGTGGCAGCGCGTGCTGGAGATCGTCCGCCGCCGCGAACTGCTGCCGCTGCTGGACTTCGCCTACCAGGGCCTGGGCGATGGGCTGGAGGAGGACGCGTATTCCGTGCGCCTGTTCGCCCAGAGCCTGCCGGAAGTGCTGATCACCAGTTCCTGCTCGAAGAACTTCGGCCTCTACCGCGACCGCGTTGGCGCACTCATTGTGTGCGCCGAGAACGCCGACAAGCTGACCGACATCCGCAGCCAACTGGCGCTGTTCGCCCGCAACCTCTGGTCCACCCCACCGGCCCACGGCGCGGAAGTGGTCGCCACCATCCTCGGCGATCCGGAGCTGAAGAACCTGTGGCTGGACGAACTGGACGCCATGCGCGGGCGCATCGCCGAGCTGCGCGTCGGCCTCGTGGAAGCCCTGCGGCCTCACGGGCTGGCGGAGCGTTTCGCGCACATCGCCATCCAGCGCGGCATGTTCTCCTACACCGGCCTGCAGGCGGACCAGGTGCGCATCCTGCGCGAGGAACACAGCATCTACCTGGTCAGCAGCGGCCGCGCCAACATCGCCGGCCTCGACGGCGAGCGCCTGGACCACCTGGCGGCAGCCATCGCCCGCGTCTGCCGCTGA